In one Nicotiana sylvestris chromosome 8, ASM39365v2, whole genome shotgun sequence genomic region, the following are encoded:
- the LOC138874760 gene encoding uncharacterized protein yields the protein MSAPPGNWEGQSTTRPPLFNGQYYSWWKNKMRDHIIGDDYELWDIITDGPLATMKKNVEGVDVPKTRVDYNAEDLKKWEKNANAKKWLVCGLGLDEYNKIQSCTTAKEIWDTFQVAHEGTPQVKRSRGTLLYSQYENFTMKEGETIQDMYTRFTILTNEIKSLGRIILGEYKVEKILTRVLPVTWESKITAI from the coding sequence atgagtgcaccacctggaaactgggaaggacAATCCACTACTAGGCCTCCACTCTTCAATGGCCAGTACTACTCCTGGTGGAAAAACaagatgagagatcacatcatcggAGATGATTATGAACTATGGGATATTATTACTGATGGTCCCTTGGCTACCAtgaagaagaatgttgaaggagtggatgtgccaaagactagAGTTGACTACAATGCTGAGGACTTGAAGAAGTGGGAAAAGAATGCTAatgccaagaaatggcttgtgtgtggacttggtctaGACGAGTACAACAAAATTCAAAGCTGTACTACTGCTAAGGAAATTTGGGACACTTTTCAAGTGGCTCacgaaggaactcctcaagtgaagagatcaagaggaacactgctgtattctcaatatgagaatttcaccatgaaagaAGGAGAAACCATTCAAGatatgtatacaaggttcacaatACTAACAAATGAaattaagtctcttggaaggattatcctTGGAGAatacaaggttgagaaaattctGACAAGGGTTTTGCCAgttacttgggaaagcaaaatcactgctatttag